In Candidatus Epulonipiscium viviparus, one DNA window encodes the following:
- a CDS encoding ABC-2 transporter permease, which yields MLGLLVKDVWFSWKKYKLAIGIIILMAVVSPYIFFALFQAVYMCSNIIAADEKSHWDKFSAMLPLTDFDHVFSKYLFSYLSLGFSIFFTAISLMILKYLGANTIDDLMTSLMFMSILCLIYVAVTNAPLIIFGTEKAKAIILLMFAGFVGLMPFIPNINSYMATLNEAKTSGTFLGLMFIGAVILNVISITVTVNFRRKKMIRYH from the coding sequence ATGCTAGGGTTATTAGTCAAAGATGTTTGGTTTAGTTGGAAAAAATATAAACTTGCTATAGGAATAATCATTCTTATGGCAGTAGTTTCGCCTTATATATTTTTTGCACTTTTTCAAGCAGTGTATATGTGTAGCAATATTATAGCAGCAGATGAAAAAAGTCATTGGGATAAATTTTCTGCCATGTTGCCGCTGACAGATTTTGATCATGTTTTCAGTAAATATTTATTTAGTTATCTCTCTTTAGGTTTTTCTATATTTTTTACTGCTATTAGCTTAATGATACTGAAATATTTGGGTGCAAATACTATAGATGATCTTATGACATCTCTTATGTTTATGAGTATTTTATGCCTTATATATGTCGCTGTTACCAATGCTCCTTTAATAATTTTCGGCACTGAAAAAGCTAAAGCAATTATATTGCTAATGTTTGCAGGATTTGTAGGACTTATGCCTTTTATACCTAATATTAATTCATACATGGCAACTTTGAACGAAGCTAAAACTTCAGGAACATTTTTAGGTTTAATGTTTATTGGAGCTGTTATACTAAACGTCATTTCTATAACAGTTACTGTCAATTTTAGACGAAAAAAAATGATTAGATATCATTAA
- a CDS encoding ABC transporter ATP-binding protein — MSTIVVNHISKQQGDFTLKDINFSLPSGKIMGLIGKNGAGKSTTINLIMNSIKPDSGEISVLGVKNTSHDFKNVKENIGLVLDESYIPDIFNVNDINKIMNLCYKQWDKQIYHKYINYFSLDPQKKFQDYSKGMKMKLGIAIALSHGSKVLILDEATSGLDPIAREEVLEILTKFVQQSDNHSVLISSHIISDLEKICDSITLIHQGRQVLSQDKKQILENYSIINVDEQELELLPKDIILGKKNHKGIYDVLIEKDKVSSINYPEQNYVLENIILLMIRGLEEERKNARVISQRCLV; from the coding sequence ATGAGTACCATTGTAGTGAATCATATATCAAAACAACAAGGTGATTTTACATTAAAAGACATTAATTTTAGTTTACCTAGCGGAAAAATTATGGGATTAATTGGTAAAAACGGTGCTGGAAAGAGCACCACAATCAATCTTATAATGAACTCGATAAAACCTGATAGTGGAGAAATTTCAGTATTGGGTGTTAAAAACACATCACATGATTTTAAGAACGTGAAAGAAAATATTGGACTAGTTCTCGATGAGAGCTATATACCTGATATTTTTAATGTAAATGACATTAATAAAATTATGAACTTATGTTATAAGCAGTGGGACAAGCAGATATATCACAAGTATATCAATTATTTTTCATTAGATCCCCAAAAAAAATTTCAAGACTACTCCAAAGGAATGAAAATGAAACTAGGCATCGCTATAGCATTGTCTCACGGTAGTAAAGTATTAATTTTAGATGAAGCTACTAGCGGACTTGACCCTATTGCCAGAGAAGAAGTATTAGAGATATTAACAAAATTTGTTCAACAAAGTGATAATCATTCTGTTTTGATTTCTTCTCACATAATAAGTGATTTAGAAAAAATTTGTGATAGTATTACTTTGATTCATCAAGGTCGTCAAGTTTTAAGTCAAGATAAGAAACAAATATTAGAGAATTATTCTATTATTAATGTAGATGAACAAGAATTAGAATTATTACCCAAAGATATTATACTTGGTAAAAAGAATCATAAAGGTATCTATGATGTATTAATTGAAAAAGACAAAGTTAGTTCTATTAATTATCCAGAACAAAATTATGTTTTAGAAAATATTATATTACTAATGATTAGAGGTTTAGAGGAGGAGAGGAAAAATGCTAGGGTTATTAGTCAAAGATGTTTGGTTTAG